AAGTATACGTACTTTCTAAAGATGAAGGTGGTCGTCATACTCCATTCTTCAAAGGTTACCGTCCACAGTTCTACTTCCGTACAACTGACGTAACAGGTGACGTACAGTTACCAGAAGGCGTAGAAATGGTAATGCCTGGTGATAACGTTAAGATGACAGTAACTCTAATCGCGCCAATCGCGATGGATGAAGGTCTTCGTTTCGCTATCCGTGAAGGTGGCCGTACTGTAGGTGCTGGTGTTGTAGCAACTATCGTAGAGTAATAGTTAACTTTTAAGTTAATTAATACTAAAAAAAACCCGAGCTTAGTCTCGGGTTTTTTTATACCTGAAGAAAAGTGTCTAGTTTTCAGCTATCAGCTTTTAGCTGCTTGGGGCTAATGTAAATAATGTTGTTTGGGTTGGCTTTACAAATCCCAAGCTGAAGTGGTCACTGGAGTGTAAAGGGGCTTATTCAGTGAATAACTATCGACACATAGTGGGTATTAGCCTAAGCTAAAAATGGCTTAAATTTACAACAGGAAATGGGTGATGAATAATAAAAATAACTATCCGCAAGGCGTTTTTTGCTGGGCTGAACTGTGTACTCATAATTGGCTAGAAGGGAAAGCTTTTTATACCTCGTTGTTTGAATGGGGAAATGACGATCAGCCCATTGGCGATGATGAGTATTATACTATGTTACAAAAGCAAGGTGACGATATTGCCGCCATGTACCAAATGCCTAAAGAGCAAGTGGCGGACTCCTTACCTAGTTACTGGTTGACCTATATTGCAGTAGATGATGTTGATGCATGTGCAATTAAGGCGCAAGAGCTCGGCGCGCAAATTATAGCGGGCCCGCACAATGTGATGGATGCGGGGCGTATGTTAATGCTTAGAGATCCTGCGGGTGCCACGGTGGCGCTATGGCAGGGTAAAGAACATATAGGATGCAAACGCCCTTGTGAGCTCAACACACCTTATTGGCATGAAATGGCAACGCGTGATAGTGAAACGAGTCGTCATTTTTACTGTGAACTACTGGGGTGGAAAAGTGAAACAAAGCCTATGGAAGGTATGGATTACACCTTATTTTTAGTTGCTGGCAAGCCGGTAGCTGGCATGCTACAAATGACCGATGAATGGCCACAAGATGTGCCTCCTCACTGGATGATTTATTTTGCAGTGGATAACTGCGACAGCTATGTTAAAGAAGCGGCGAGCCTTGGAGGGCAAGTGTGTGTACCCGCCACAGATATCCCTGATGTAGGGCGATTTAGTGTTATTTGCGATCCTCAAGGGGCTGTTTTTTCTATCATTGAATCAGCAATGGATGATATTAAAGCTCAGTAATTACCAACGCTCAAGTTTAAATTTTAGACTTTAGTGTGGTTATTTAGGCGCAGTAATTGTGTGCTTTTTTGCTATAATGGCAGGTAATTACACCGTCAGCCAGCAAGAGAGCACAATGGAATTTGAACAAGATAGTAAATTAACCTTACCGTTATTTATTTTAAATGAGTCGCTTAGTGAGCGAGATGTAGAAAAGCCTGACTTAGACATTTCCTTTGCTCTTACTGATGATCTACTGACGCAGATATGCCAAAACCCAGCGCTCGATAGCAGTATTGCTATTAGTTTAAAAGAGTATGTACTTGAGCTATACAGCAGTGAATTTAATGACGTATTGAATCACGAGCACGATGCACAAATAACGCTAACCCACGGCCCACTGCTAAGTGTGGTGTTAAATATGCACGACAGCCAGACTTTTGTCTCTCCGCAAATGGATATGATGCCGACCTTCGACCTAGGTGATGAGGACGAAGAATGAAAAAAATTCTGATCAGTACATTAGTCCTTATTATCCTCAGTGGGTGTGCTTATTTAGGTAATGCTCATTACAACGACTTATTTGGTGATGAACAAACACAGCAGCGAATTGTGCCGCACGATACCGGCGCTGGTGCCGAGTTTTTGCAAAGTGTTAAGCCTGTGCTAGATACACGTTGTGTGGTATGCCATGGTTGTTATGATGCGCCTTGTCAGCTAAAGCTTTCTTCGCCTGAAGGGATAGATAGAGGGCTAAGTAAAGAGCTTGTTTATGACGGAACACGGCTATTAGCAAGCACGCCTAGTCGATTATTATTTGATGCAACCAGTACTGAGCAATGGCGCAAGAAAGGCTTTACCCCAGTGCTTAATGAACGTAACCAAAGCTCGGAAGCAAACCTTGCCGGTGGGGTGTTATTTAATTCACTCGTACTTAAGCAAAGTGCACCGTTGCCAGAGAATGAAATTCTTGATGATGAATTTGATTTTTCACTTAGCCGCTCACAAACCTGCGCAACTATGGGTGAGTTTGACCGATTAGCAGCAGAACAACCCCACGGCGGTATGCCTTACGGTTTACCTGGAGTATCTAGCCAAGAGTTTTACCATTTACAAAAATGGCTTAAAGACGGTGGAAAGATGGCACACATTAAACCGCCTACCAAAGCCGAGCTAACAAACGTTAAAAATTGGGAAGCGTTTTTAAATCAAGACAGCTTAAAATACCAGCTAGCCGCGCGTTATATTTATGAACATTGGTTTTTAGCCCATATTTACTTTGATTCTGATAACCCGCAAAGCTTTTTTAAATTAGTACGCTCAAGTACGCCCCCAGGCGAAGAAATTAAGTTAATTAATACGCGCCGACCTTATGATGATCCAAAAGTGAGTCGAGTTTACTATCGCTTATTACAAGAACGATCAACCGTTTTGTCAAAAACACATCTACCGCTAAGGCTTGATGACGCTAAGCTTACACGTATTTATGAGCAATTTATTGCCCCTGATTATACCGTCACTAAAATGCCTAGTTATGAGCCTAAATCAGCGTCTAACCCTTTTAAAACGTTTGAAGTGCTCCCTATTAATGCTAAGTATCAGTTTATGCTTGATGAAGCAGAGCTAATTATAATGGGCTTTATTAAGGGCCCCGTATGTCGAGGCCAAATTGCGCTTAATGTAATTAACGATCACTTTTGGGTGGCCTTTGCTGACCCTGAAAAAGTCGCGACACCAGCCGTAGAGGATATGTTACTGCAACACGAAGAAGCGCTCGAGTTACCAGCAGCAGAAGAGAGCAACGCATTGCCTATTTCTAACTGGGTTAAATATTCAGTACGTGAGAAAAAATACTTACAGGCTAAAGTTGAACTGGCTAACGAGATGTTTAAAAATGGAGAGCATTTAACCACCGACTTATTGTGGAAAGGTGAAGGCCATAACAAAAATGCTGCGCTTACTATATTTCGTCATTTTGATAGTGCCACGGTAGTGAAAGGGTTTATTGGTCAAGAGCCTAAAACTATGTGGGTTTTAGATTATGCGCTATTTGAGCGAATTCATTACTTACTTGTTGCAGGCTTTGATGTATATGGAAATATCGGCCATCAATTAGTGACCCGCCTTTATATGGACTTTTTACGTTTGGAGGGAGAGCAAAACTTTTTGGCCTTATTACCTGAAGCGAAGCGCCATCAAATTAAAAAAAGCTGGTACAGAAAGTCTCCGCCGAGTTTGTCTAAGTTTTTTAAAAATAACCGAGAGTTTAGCCAACCTAGCGGTATTGAATATAAAACTGATGACCCACAACACGAGTTGTATGGGTTAGTTAAGCAAACTTTAGCGCCAATACTGAGTGAGCACTACGACTATAAAAAAGTCCCTGCGCCATTAAATACACTTAACGATATGCCAGCGAAGGCGATAAATTTACTACCGCAGTTGTCGTATATTTTGGTTAAGCAAGATGATGAATCACATAAAGCTTATACGCTTATTCACCACAACGCGCATTACAATATTTCCAGCTTATTAAATGAAGATGGTCAGCGCGCATATGATGAGGATACTGCTACCCTAGTGCCTGGTTTTATTGGCGATTATCCAGCGGCTATTTGGTATTTAAATGATCAAAATGAAGTGGGTGAATTTGCACAGCTATTACCTCTTATGCAAATTGAAGCAGATTACGCAGCTTTAAAAGTAAAATTTGGTATTCGTCGCTCACACCCTGATTTTTGGAAGTATAGCGACATAATGCATCAAGTAGCAAAAGAATATCGCGGTGTAGAGTTTGGTATGTTTGACTACAACCGATTAGAAAACCGCTAGTTGGTAATTGCAAAAGTGTCGTAATT
The genomic region above belongs to Pseudoalteromonas sp. MM1 and contains:
- a CDS encoding VOC family protein is translated as MNNKNNYPQGVFCWAELCTHNWLEGKAFYTSLFEWGNDDQPIGDDEYYTMLQKQGDDIAAMYQMPKEQVADSLPSYWLTYIAVDDVDACAIKAQELGAQIIAGPHNVMDAGRMLMLRDPAGATVALWQGKEHIGCKRPCELNTPYWHEMATRDSETSRHFYCELLGWKSETKPMEGMDYTLFLVAGKPVAGMLQMTDEWPQDVPPHWMIYFAVDNCDSYVKEAASLGGQVCVPATDIPDVGRFSVICDPQGAVFSIIESAMDDIKAQ
- a CDS encoding fatty acid cis/trans isomerase, which translates into the protein MKKILISTLVLIILSGCAYLGNAHYNDLFGDEQTQQRIVPHDTGAGAEFLQSVKPVLDTRCVVCHGCYDAPCQLKLSSPEGIDRGLSKELVYDGTRLLASTPSRLLFDATSTEQWRKKGFTPVLNERNQSSEANLAGGVLFNSLVLKQSAPLPENEILDDEFDFSLSRSQTCATMGEFDRLAAEQPHGGMPYGLPGVSSQEFYHLQKWLKDGGKMAHIKPPTKAELTNVKNWEAFLNQDSLKYQLAARYIYEHWFLAHIYFDSDNPQSFFKLVRSSTPPGEEIKLINTRRPYDDPKVSRVYYRLLQERSTVLSKTHLPLRLDDAKLTRIYEQFIAPDYTVTKMPSYEPKSASNPFKTFEVLPINAKYQFMLDEAELIIMGFIKGPVCRGQIALNVINDHFWVAFADPEKVATPAVEDMLLQHEEALELPAAEESNALPISNWVKYSVREKKYLQAKVELANEMFKNGEHLTTDLLWKGEGHNKNAALTIFRHFDSATVVKGFIGQEPKTMWVLDYALFERIHYLLVAGFDVYGNIGHQLVTRLYMDFLRLEGEQNFLALLPEAKRHQIKKSWYRKSPPSLSKFFKNNREFSQPSGIEYKTDDPQHELYGLVKQTLAPILSEHYDYKKVPAPLNTLNDMPAKAINLLPQLSYILVKQDDESHKAYTLIHHNAHYNISSLLNEDGQRAYDEDTATLVPGFIGDYPAAIWYLNDQNEVGEFAQLLPLMQIEADYAALKVKFGIRRSHPDFWKYSDIMHQVAKEYRGVEFGMFDYNRLENR